Genomic DNA from Novipirellula caenicola:
CTGAAACGGGCTGGCAGTACAAACCGTCGATGAAACGGTATTACGTCAGCAGATCTGCTCGAGGCGGTGGGTTCCGTGTGTGGCACACGTCGAAAAGCGGTACTGCATTTCTTAACGCCTCCTACTGGTAAAAGTCCAATGTTTAATAGATCGCACAAGTTCAGCGTCCCCGGCCCTCCCCGATAATCTCGCTACAAGTTCGATTCTCGACTCTAACAACTTGGCAGACAGGGCGAAGCACGCAGAATGGCATTACTCACCTCCCTTTAAAACGTCGTCCAATTGATCGTTCTCAAACTCCATTCAAAGCGTTATGTCAAACACGCTCTCTTTCCTAACGATCCGCGAGGCCAATGCTGAAGACGCTGACGAGGTGGCTACAGTGTTCCAGGCGGCCTTCGCCCCTTTGCGAGCAATCTACCGCCCCAACTCAAAAACCGTCGCTCGCCAGTCCCTCCATCATAGAGAAGGGACACGACTCGTCGCTGAACTGGATCAGCAAGTCGTTGCGACGGTTCAATTCGACAGCCACGAAGATTTCTTGTCTTTGCTTGGGCTGGCCGTTCACCCCCATTTTCAGCGAAAGGGCATCGCCCGTGGCTTGTTGGACTGGATCAATTCGCATGCACTCGCCACAGGCCGCACTGCGATCACGTTACAGACGATCCGACAGACGGCAAGCGTCCCGCTATTTGAAAAGC
This window encodes:
- a CDS encoding GNAT family N-acetyltransferase; the encoded protein is MSNTLSFLTIREANAEDADEVATVFQAAFAPLRAIYRPNSKTVARQSLHHREGTRLVAELDQQVVATVQFDSHEDFLSLLGLAVHPHFQRKGIARGLLDWINSHALATGRTAITLQTIRQTASVPLFEKLGFRVIGERVTDGFESDIHTELHEVKMLRSISASNGTIPRRLP